One genomic region from Flagellimonas oceani encodes:
- a CDS encoding gliding motility-associated C-terminal domain-containing protein: MLFSKSSPLKKQDLLFLFLILIGIVSVLFDNAPHKNNFQQTPNSIASIADEDVLDKTAHPFKEENLFVPGIAVTLEGNTLTPNNESPGCTTIRYAIRVFNTSTNNESFDGNSIVIDMGPDITVGALVSGDTNNNNELNEGEVWLYEAFKPITEADKLAAEYIAQAHIEATVIGLGTIVSDDSHPTEITLDSPTITKISCRSGVSMILNGVPKAMNGIDSGCEHVELTYEVHYNSSIPGETFESIVVYGMNGEELIAPDSGDNSPFGILDEGEVWIYSQKYTPTVEEVAAGQVEVQAYVEALSVQDSNALVTDLSDPVDLNADNVTIINFSNCSPRISLIKTGAVVPGCEKIEYTFTVTNEGSATTAPLKEINVEDLTFPLMTINGPQSDANNDGVMSPGEVWIFTATYEITTADILAGEVTNQARVTGSMDHEGVGIEIEDDSDFEDTKLNRPTVLDISGCMPSIALIKQGIVNPDCLTIDYTFTVTNQGGTGLMFNNVVLTDESLPLIINGPFGDNGDDVLEASEVWTYTAIHNVTADDINIGKVDNQAKVTADVMSFPGLSVEDDSDDDNILENEITTVDLSSCQAPAIQVTKQGVADVDADSNGCIDGITYTFTVANIGNVDLHTIVLNDDKIGGQVPGPLVNEDEGGDDILSVGEDWVFQATYTLVQADIDNGSVDNQADVSALSVGDDTPVNDGDNITTPLPVNLCAPAPAVQVTKQGVADVDGDSDGCIDGITYTFTVTNIGNVDLHTIVLNDDKIGGQVPGPLVNEDEGGDGILSVGEDWVFQATYSLQQVDIDQGSVDNQASVTALSVGDDTPVNDSDNITTLLPANLCAPAPAVQVTKQGVADVDADSDGCIDGITYTFTVANTGNVDLYNIVLTDDKVDNPLMLAQPLPGEDQGNDGVLSVGEDWVFLATYTLVQADIDNGSVDNQASVSALSVGDDTPVNDSDNITTLLPANLCAPAPAVEVTKQGVADVDTDSDGCIDGITYTFTVANTGNVDLYNIVLTDDKVDNPLMLAQPLPGEDQGNDGVLSVGEDWVFQATYTLVQADIDNGSVDNQADVSALSVGDDTPVNDSDNITTPLPVNLCAPAPAVQVTKQGIADVDADSDGCIDGITYTFTVANIGNVDLHTIVLNDDKIGGQVPGPLVNEDEGGDGILSVGEDWVFQATYTLVQADIDNGSVDNQADVSALSVGDDTPVNDGDNITTPLPVNLCAPAPAVQVTKQGVADVDGDSDGCIDGITYTFTVANIGNVDLYNIALTDDKVDNPLMLAQPLPGEDQGNDGVLSVGEDWVFLATYTLEQADIDNGSVDNQADVSALSVGDDTPVNDSDNITTPLPVNLCAPAPAVQVTKQGIADVDADSDGCIDGITYTFTVANIGNVDLHTIVLNDDKIGGQVPGPLVNEDEGGDGILSVGEDWVFQATYTLVQADIDQGSVDNDADVDALSVGDDTPVNDADNITTPLPVNLCAPAPAVEVTKQGVADVDADSDGCIDGITYTFTVANIGNVDLHTIVLNDDKIGGQVPGPLANEDEGGDGILSVGEDWVFQATYTMVQADIDNGSVDNQASVTALSVGDDTPVNDSDNISTALPANLCAPAPAVEVTKQGVADVDADSDGCIDGITYTFTVANIGNVDLHTIVLNDDKIGGQVPGPLVNEDEGGDGILSVGEDWVFQATYTLVQADIDNGSVDNQADVSALSVGDDTPVNDGDNITTPLPVNLCAPAPAVEVTKQGVADVDGDSDGCIDGITYTFTVANIGNVDLHTIVLNDDKIGGQVPGPLANEDEGGDGILSVGEDWVFQATYTLVQADIDQGSVDNQADLSALSVGDDTPVNDADNITTLLPANLCAPAPAIQVTKQGVADVDADSDGCIDGITYTFTVANIGNVDLHTIVLNDDKIGGQVPGPLVNEDEGGDDILSVGEDWVFLATYTLEQADIDNGSVDNQASVSALSVGDDTPVNDADNITTLLPVNLCAPAPAVEVTKQGVADVDADSDGCIDGITYTFTVANTGNVDLHTIVLNDDKIGGQVPGPLANEDDNNDGILSVGEDWVFQATYTLVQADIDNGSVDNQASVSALSVGDDTPVNDSDNITTPLPANLCELVPIPSIGLIKIGTLVDINEDSCVETIQYSFSVINTGNVDLQSIELVDNQLGGTISGPINSSDVGGDNILSVGESWTYEAYKEISQIDIDMGSFNNQATVTGFTVGNNEEVMDFSDDNSASEDDSTNTIIPIDACTDGGPSLGLIMLGILTDTDGDECPDGIRYVFTATNTGYVNLEQLIITDEKLLETEIIGPMESSDVNGDGILSVGESWTYEAIYTITEEDTVNGYVTNQANITATTVGTGIQVFDQSDDDSLLENETTSTNIPEFFCDNNGSGPDNPEFKIFTGITPNGDGVNDYFRISNIESYPNNVLKIFNRWGALVYETENYGLSENLFRGISEGKATISKDRALPSGTYFYTLFFRSANPGEESYSGYIYINRD, translated from the coding sequence ATGCTCTTTTCCAAATCGTCCCCTCTAAAAAAGCAAGATCTCCTGTTTCTTTTCTTGATCTTGATTGGTATTGTCTCTGTTTTGTTTGATAATGCCCCCCATAAAAACAATTTCCAACAAACACCCAATAGCATTGCGAGCATAGCTGATGAAGATGTATTGGATAAAACGGCACATCCCTTTAAAGAAGAAAACCTTTTTGTCCCGGGGATAGCAGTAACATTGGAAGGTAACACGTTGACCCCAAACAACGAATCCCCCGGTTGTACCACCATAAGGTATGCAATACGAGTGTTCAACACAAGTACCAATAATGAATCCTTTGATGGAAACAGCATTGTGATAGACATGGGGCCGGATATTACCGTTGGAGCATTGGTAAGTGGCGATACCAATAATAACAATGAACTAAATGAAGGGGAAGTATGGTTATATGAAGCATTTAAGCCAATTACTGAAGCGGATAAACTCGCCGCGGAATATATCGCTCAAGCACATATAGAAGCCACCGTTATCGGCCTTGGCACCATTGTAAGTGATGATTCGCATCCCACAGAAATAACGCTGGACTCACCCACTATCACCAAAATTAGTTGCCGATCGGGCGTTAGTATGATTTTGAACGGTGTTCCCAAGGCCATGAACGGAATAGATTCAGGGTGCGAGCACGTAGAACTTACCTATGAGGTTCACTACAATAGTTCAATACCCGGAGAGACCTTTGAAAGTATCGTCGTTTATGGAATGAACGGAGAGGAATTGATCGCCCCGGATTCTGGGGATAATTCGCCTTTTGGTATTTTGGATGAAGGAGAAGTGTGGATCTATTCACAAAAATATACCCCAACCGTGGAAGAAGTGGCCGCAGGCCAAGTAGAGGTTCAGGCATACGTGGAAGCCCTCTCGGTACAAGATTCCAATGCTTTGGTAACAGATTTGTCCGACCCCGTCGATTTGAACGCAGATAACGTTACCATCATAAACTTTTCAAATTGTTCCCCTCGAATAAGTCTTATCAAAACGGGAGCAGTGGTCCCCGGTTGCGAAAAAATAGAATACACATTTACCGTAACCAATGAAGGAAGCGCCACAACTGCTCCACTAAAGGAAATCAATGTTGAAGACTTGACCTTTCCATTGATGACCATCAACGGTCCGCAATCCGATGCCAACAATGATGGAGTCATGAGCCCCGGCGAAGTTTGGATTTTTACCGCTACCTATGAAATAACCACTGCGGATATTTTGGCAGGAGAGGTTACCAATCAGGCACGGGTTACCGGATCAATGGATCATGAGGGCGTTGGTATCGAAATTGAAGATGATTCAGATTTTGAAGATACCAAGTTAAATCGACCTACCGTGCTGGACATTTCCGGATGCATGCCAAGTATTGCCCTTATAAAACAGGGCATAGTAAATCCAGACTGTTTGACCATTGACTATACATTTACGGTGACAAATCAAGGAGGCACAGGCCTCATGTTCAATAATGTGGTATTGACCGATGAAAGCTTGCCACTTATCATTAATGGTCCATTTGGAGACAATGGGGATGATGTATTGGAAGCCTCAGAAGTTTGGACTTATACCGCTATCCATAATGTAACCGCGGATGATATCAACATTGGTAAAGTCGATAACCAAGCAAAAGTTACAGCAGATGTTATGAGTTTTCCAGGGCTCAGCGTAGAAGACGACTCAGATGACGATAATATTCTGGAAAATGAGATAACGACGGTTGATTTATCAAGTTGTCAGGCACCCGCCATACAGGTCACCAAACAGGGGGTCGCCGATGTGGACGCCGACAGCAACGGATGCATCGACGGCATCACCTATACCTTTACCGTGGCCAACATTGGCAACGTGGACCTGCACACCATCGTGCTCAACGATGACAAGATTGGCGGACAGGTCCCGGGGCCGCTGGTCAACGAGGACGAAGGTGGGGACGACATCCTGTCCGTCGGCGAGGACTGGGTGTTCCAGGCCACCTATACCTTGGTGCAGGCAGATATCGATAACGGCTCCGTGGACAATCAGGCGGATGTATCGGCACTATCCGTGGGCGACGACACCCCCGTCAACGATGGCGACAACATCACTACCCCACTGCCGGTCAACCTTTGCGCACCCGCACCGGCCGTACAGGTCACCAAACAGGGGGTCGCCGATGTGGACGGCGACAGCGATGGATGCATCGATGGCATCACCTATACCTTTACCGTGACCAACATTGGCAACGTGGACCTGCACACCATCGTGCTCAACGACGACAAGATTGGCGGACAGGTCCCAGGACCGCTGGTCAACGAGGACGAAGGTGGGGACGGCATCCTATCAGTCGGTGAGGACTGGGTGTTCCAAGCAACGTATTCCCTGCAACAAGTGGACATAGACCAAGGCTCCGTGGACAATCAGGCCAGTGTGACGGCGCTCTCCGTGGGCGACGACACACCCGTCAACGATAGCGACAACATCACTACTCTACTGCCCGCCAACTTGTGCGCACCCGCACCCGCCGTACAGGTCACCAAACAGGGGGTCGCCGACGTGGACGCCGACAGCGACGGATGCATCGACGGCATCACCTATACCTTTACCGTGGCCAATACCGGCAACGTGGATTTGTACAACATTGTCCTTACCGATGACAAGGTGGACAACCCGTTGATGCTGGCCCAGCCATTGCCCGGTGAGGACCAAGGGAACGATGGAGTGCTGTCCGTCGGGGAGGACTGGGTCTTCTTGGCCACCTATACCTTGGTGCAGGCAGATATCGACAACGGCTCCGTGGACAACCAAGCCAGTGTATCGGCGCTATCCGTGGGAGACGACACACCCGTCAACGATAGCGACAACATCACTACCCTACTGCCCGCGAACCTTTGCGCACCCGCACCGGCCGTAGAGGTCACCAAACAAGGGGTCGCTGACGTGGACACCGACAGCGACGGCTGCATCGACGGCATCACCTATACCTTTACCGTGGCCAATACCGGCAACGTGGATTTGTACAACATTGTCCTTACCGATGACAAGGTGGACAATCCGTTGATGCTGGCCCAGCCATTGCCCGGTGAGGACCAAGGGAACGATGGAGTGCTGTCCGTCGGCGAGGACTGGGTGTTCCAGGCCACCTATACACTGGTGCAGGCAGATATCGACAACGGCTCCGTAGACAATCAGGCGGATGTATCGGCACTATCCGTGGGCGACGACACACCCGTCAACGATAGCGACAACATCACTACCCCACTGCCGGTCAACCTTTGCGCACCCGCACCGGCCGTACAGGTCACCAAACAGGGGATCGCCGATGTGGACGCCGACAGCGATGGTTGCATCGATGGCATCACCTATACCTTTACCGTGGCCAACATTGGCAACGTGGACCTGCACACCATCGTGCTCAACGATGACAAGATCGGCGGACAGGTCCCGGGGCCGCTGGTCAACGAGGACGAAGGTGGGGACGGCATCCTGTCCGTCGGCGAGGACTGGGTGTTCCAGGCCACCTATACCTTGGTGCAGGCAGATATCGATAACGGCTCCGTGGACAATCAGGCGGATGTATCGGCACTATCCGTGGGCGACGACACCCCCGTCAACGATGGCGACAACATCACTACCCCACTGCCGGTCAACCTTTGCGCACCCGCACCGGCCGTACAGGTCACCAAACAGGGGGTCGCCGATGTGGACGGCGACAGCGATGGATGCATCGATGGCATCACCTATACCTTTACCGTGGCCAACATTGGCAACGTGGATTTGTACAACATTGCCCTTACCGATGACAAGGTGGACAACCCGTTGATGCTGGCCCAGCCATTGCCCGGTGAGGACCAAGGGAACGATGGAGTGCTGTCCGTCGGTGAGGACTGGGTCTTCTTGGCCACCTATACATTGGAACAGGCAGATATCGACAACGGCTCCGTAGACAATCAGGCGGATGTATCGGCACTATCCGTGGGCGACGACACACCCGTCAACGATAGCGACAACATCACTACCCCACTGCCGGTCAACCTTTGCGCACCCGCACCGGCCGTACAGGTCACCAAACAGGGGATCGCCGATGTGGACGCCGACAGCGATGGTTGCATCGATGGCATCACCTATACCTTTACCGTGGCCAACATTGGCAACGTGGACCTGCACACCATCGTGCTCAACGATGACAAGATCGGCGGACAGGTCCCGGGGCCGCTGGTCAACGAGGACGAAGGTGGGGACGGCATCCTGTCCGTCGGCGAGGACTGGGTGTTCCAGGCCACCTATACCTTGGTGCAGGCAGACATAGACCAAGGCTCCGTGGACAACGACGCTGATGTGGACGCACTCTCCGTGGGCGACGACACCCCCGTCAACGATGCCGATAACATTACTACCCCACTGCCGGTCAACCTCTGCGCACCCGCACCCGCCGTAGAGGTCACCAAACAGGGGGTCGCCGATGTGGACGCCGACAGCGATGGCTGCATCGACGGCATCACCTATACCTTTACCGTGGCCAACATTGGCAACGTGGACCTGCATACCATCGTGCTCAACGATGACAAGATCGGCGGACAGGTCCCGGGGCCGCTGGCCAACGAGGACGAAGGTGGGGACGGCATCCTGTCCGTCGGCGAGGACTGGGTGTTCCAGGCCACCTACACCATGGTGCAGGCGGATATCGATAACGGCTCCGTGGACAACCAGGCCAGTGTGACGGCGCTCTCCGTGGGCGACGACACACCCGTCAACGATAGCGACAACATCAGCACGGCATTGCCCGCCAACCTCTGCGCACCCGCACCCGCCGTAGAGGTCACCAAACAGGGGGTCGCCGATGTGGACGCCGACAGCGACGGCTGTATCGACGGCATCACCTATACCTTTACCGTGGCCAACATTGGCAACGTGGACCTGCACACCATCGTGCTCAACGATGACAAGATCGGCGGACAGGTCCCGGGGCCGCTGGTCAACGAGGACGAAGGTGGGGACGGCATCCTGTCCGTCGGCGAGGACTGGGTGTTCCAGGCCACCTATACCTTGGTGCAGGCAGATATCGATAACGGCTCCGTGGACAATCAGGCGGATGTATCGGCACTCTCCGTGGGCGACGACACCCCCGTCAACGATGGCGACAACATCACTACCCCACTGCCGGTCAACCTTTGCGCACCCGCACCGGCCGTAGAGGTCACCAAACAGGGGGTCGCCGATGTGGACGGCGACAGCGATGGATGCATCGATGGCATCACCTATACCTTTACCGTGGCCAACATTGGCAACGTGGACCTGCACACCATCGTGCTCAACGATGACAAGATCGGCGGACAGGTCCCGGGGCCGCTGGCCAACGAGGACGAAGGTGGGGACGGCATCCTGTCCGTCGGCGAGGACTGGGTGTTCCAGGCCACCTATACCTTGGTGCAGGCCGACATAGACCAAGGCTCCGTGGACAACCAGGCCGATTTATCGGCACTATCAGTGGGCGACGACACACCCGTCAACGATGCCGATAACATCACTACCCTACTGCCCGCCAACCTGTGCGCACCCGCACCCGCCATACAGGTCACCAAACAGGGGGTCGCCGATGTGGACGCCGACAGCGATGGCTGTATCGACGGCATCACCTATACCTTTACCGTGGCCAACATTGGCAACGTGGACCTGCATACCATCGTACTGAACGATGACAAGATTGGCGGACAGGTCCCAGGGCCGCTGGTCAACGAGGACGAAGGTGGGGACGACATCCTGTCCGTCGGTGAGGACTGGGTCTTCTTGGCCACTTATACATTGGAACAGGCAGATATCGACAACGGCTCCGTGGACAACCAGGCCAGTGTATCGGCGCTCTCCGTGGGGGACGACACACCCGTCAACGATGCCGATAACATCACAACCCTACTGCCCGTCAACCTGTGCGCACCGGCACCGGCCGTAGAGGTCACCAAACAGGGGGTTGCCGATGTGGACGCCGACAGTGACGGCTGCATCGACGGCATCACCTATACCTTTACCGTGGCCAATACCGGCAACGTGGACCTGCACACCATCGTGCTCAACGATGACAAGATCGGCGGACAGGTGCCCGGGCCATTGGCCAACGAGGACGACAACAACGACGGGATACTTTCCGTGGGCGAGGACTGGGTCTTCCAGGCCACCTACACCTTGGTGCAGGCGGATATCGATAACGGCTCCGTGGACAACCAGGCCAGTGTATCGGCACTATCCGTGGGCGACGACACACCCGTCAACGATAGCGACAACATTACTACCCCACTGCCGGCAAATCTATGTGAGCTGGTACCTATACCATCAATAGGGCTTATCAAAATCGGCACTTTAGTGGATATTAATGAAGATAGTTGTGTTGAGACCATCCAATATTCCTTTTCCGTAATCAATACGGGTAACGTAGACCTCCAATCAATTGAGTTGGTGGATAACCAACTGGGAGGTACAATTTCAGGGCCAATCAATTCAAGTGATGTAGGTGGTGACAACATACTATCCGTAGGTGAAAGTTGGACGTATGAAGCTTACAAAGAAATTTCTCAAATCGATATCGATATGGGATCATTCAACAATCAAGCGACCGTAACCGGGTTTACAGTTGGCAATAATGAGGAGGTCATGGATTTCTCCGACGACAATAGTGCCTCCGAAGATGATTCTACCAATACTATAATCCCAATTGATGCATGTACCGACGGGGGACCATCTTTAGGCTTGATCATGCTAGGAATCCTAACCGATACTGATGGCGATGAATGTCCTGATGGCATTAGATATGTATTCACCGCCACAAATACAGGTTATGTAAATCTAGAGCAACTGATCATTACGGATGAAAAATTATTGGAAACTGAGATCATAGGCCCCATGGAAAGCTCGGACGTTAACGGTGACGGAATACTTTCCGTAGGCGAGTCTTGGACCTATGAAGCAATCTATACCATTACAGAGGAAGATACAGTGAATGGATACGTAACCAATCAAGCAAACATTACAGCCACAACGGTTGGTACTGGAATCCAAGTTTTTGACCAATCCGACGATGATAGTTTGTTGGAAAATGAGACCACCAGTACAAACATACCGGAGTTCTTCTGTGATAATAATGGTTCTGGACCGGATAATCCAGAGTTCAAAATCTTTACAGGAATCACTCCCAACGGTGATGGTGTAAACGATTACTTCAGAATCAGCAACATTGAAAGCTACCCTAACAACGTATTAAAGATTTTCAATAGATGGGGGGCACTGGTATACGAAACCGAAAATTATGGATTGAGCGAAAATTTATTTAGAGGTATTTCCGAAGGAAAAGCTACAATTTCCAAGGATAGGGCACTTCCAAGTGGTACGTATTTCTATACACTTTTCTTTAGAAGTGCAAACCCGGGCGAGGAAAGTTACTCAGGATACATCTACATAAATAGGGATTAA